One Dietzia sp. JS16-p6b genomic window carries:
- a CDS encoding CGNR zinc finger domain-containing protein, giving the protein MVGPTLAAELASLAAGSWDADAAVGVLRAHGVRRPELDNARSERLKEWASRLRAPFSAPDVDSTCDAINELLESAASRPSLSTHDGHKPHLHFAADGDDVVERVRAITAGGLAIFAVESEGCRLGACLRAGCPEVFVDTSRNGGRRYCSARCGNHDAVQRHRAPGRRRGREGHANRAIPRSAREHPPST; this is encoded by the coding sequence ATGGTCGGCCCGACACTCGCGGCGGAGTTGGCCTCGCTCGCCGCCGGGTCGTGGGACGCCGACGCGGCCGTCGGGGTGCTCCGCGCCCACGGCGTCCGCAGGCCCGAGCTCGACAACGCCAGGTCAGAACGCCTGAAGGAGTGGGCATCGCGGCTGAGAGCGCCGTTCTCGGCGCCGGACGTGGACTCCACATGCGACGCGATCAACGAGCTGCTGGAATCGGCCGCGTCGAGGCCGTCCCTGAGCACACACGACGGGCACAAGCCCCACCTGCACTTCGCGGCCGACGGCGACGACGTCGTGGAGCGCGTCAGGGCCATCACCGCAGGCGGTCTGGCGATCTTCGCGGTCGAGTCGGAGGGCTGTCGTCTGGGGGCCTGTCTCCGCGCGGGGTGCCCCGAGGTGTTCGTCGACACCAGCCGGAACGGCGGACGGCGCTACTGCAGCGCTCGATGCGGTAACCACGACGCCGTCCAACGGCACCGGGCCCCCGGCCGTCGCCGGGGCCGGGAAGGCCATGCGAACAGGGCGATACCTCGGTCCGCTAGAGAGCACCCCCCCAGTACATGA
- a CDS encoding serine hydrolase has translation MHRALVVSLVATLTALAPVTAQARPDGGALHDRIERIAQEVVGRSTAGMVVSVVDGSTTPLLRAWGHADAEGDRPLGTDSRLPVASVSKVVTALTALTLHEEGSLDLDAPIEHSSGVVLRDERAPADRTPLTGRHLLTHHAGLVESTLMPPPAGPGDLGKPLAHWLERHPPVSGHPAVGMHYSPLVAHTLIGAAIENATGADFAHAARRTVLDPVGAGSATFDEAADPDDAVIVAPTGDGFEAAPWPDVPEAPSASLRWSARDAAALLSALVTEGGGVPARVVEEARATSVRPHHGGGGHTQVFFEDHRRGVRVLEHAGADGQAWLTLIPEADVGVFVAVNSQDAAATEATGAVVDAVIDWMVHAGRAHPAPAGPAPAIIPEWLPSSRATTPTGSFQERLFTGLGPEKLLRSLLGQVRVTADGDDLVLNGRRLTPESEGRWCDPAGCVAGRISRSGITVLERGDRGMLEQTLTPASPQDDRRVVMSALLAWVVVALAVVVGAMKRLVRRGRGRERTPSLAPGIAVAWVTATAVTFSAAITMPLGPLLWGWPTLAAPHTTLTALAMLSGALAIVWSIAAARRWRTVPSSHLVAAGTCAALALPMQLSLMYWGGAL, from the coding sequence GTGCACCGCGCTCTCGTCGTCTCCCTGGTGGCCACCCTGACCGCTCTCGCGCCTGTGACCGCCCAGGCCCGACCGGATGGCGGCGCCCTGCACGACCGGATCGAACGCATCGCGCAGGAAGTCGTGGGGCGGTCGACCGCAGGCATGGTCGTGTCCGTCGTGGATGGTTCGACGACCCCGCTTCTCCGGGCCTGGGGCCACGCCGACGCCGAGGGGGACCGCCCCCTCGGCACGGACTCGCGCCTCCCGGTCGCCTCGGTCTCCAAGGTCGTCACCGCCCTGACCGCCCTCACGCTGCACGAGGAGGGCTCCTTGGATCTCGACGCGCCGATCGAACACTCCAGCGGGGTGGTGCTGCGGGATGAGCGGGCGCCCGCCGACCGCACGCCCCTCACGGGGCGACATCTCCTCACGCACCACGCGGGACTCGTCGAGTCGACCCTGATGCCGCCGCCTGCCGGGCCCGGCGACCTCGGGAAGCCCCTGGCGCACTGGCTCGAACGCCACCCGCCGGTCTCGGGGCACCCCGCGGTCGGTATGCACTACTCACCGCTGGTCGCTCACACCCTGATCGGCGCAGCGATCGAGAATGCCACGGGCGCGGACTTCGCCCACGCGGCCCGCCGCACCGTCCTGGATCCGGTCGGCGCCGGTTCCGCCACGTTCGACGAGGCGGCCGATCCGGACGACGCGGTGATCGTCGCTCCGACCGGGGACGGGTTCGAGGCCGCGCCGTGGCCCGACGTCCCGGAGGCGCCTTCGGCCTCCTTGCGGTGGTCGGCACGGGATGCCGCCGCACTGCTCTCGGCATTGGTCACCGAGGGCGGCGGCGTGCCTGCACGGGTCGTCGAGGAGGCCCGCGCCACGAGCGTCAGACCGCATCACGGCGGCGGTGGCCACACCCAGGTGTTCTTCGAGGACCACCGCCGGGGCGTGCGGGTGCTGGAACACGCCGGGGCCGACGGACAGGCCTGGCTGACCCTCATCCCGGAGGCGGACGTCGGCGTGTTCGTCGCGGTCAACTCCCAGGATGCCGCAGCGACCGAGGCGACCGGAGCCGTGGTAGACGCAGTGATCGACTGGATGGTCCACGCCGGTCGGGCGCACCCGGCACCCGCGGGTCCGGCCCCGGCGATCATCCCTGAGTGGTTGCCGTCGAGCCGCGCCACGACCCCGACGGGCTCGTTCCAGGAGCGACTCTTCACAGGACTCGGACCAGAGAAGCTGCTCCGCAGCCTGCTCGGGCAGGTCCGAGTGACCGCCGACGGGGACGACCTCGTGTTGAACGGACGACGACTCACGCCCGAGAGCGAGGGGCGCTGGTGCGACCCGGCCGGTTGCGTCGCCGGTCGGATCAGCAGGTCGGGGATCACGGTGCTCGAGCGCGGAGACCGCGGCATGCTCGAGCAGACACTCACACCGGCGTCGCCACAGGACGATCGGCGGGTGGTCATGTCCGCTCTGCTCGCGTGGGTGGTGGTCGCACTGGCCGTCGTGGTCGGTGCCATGAAGCGGCTCGTTCGACGTGGACGCGGGCGCGAGCGGACTCCCTCCTTGGCGCCGGGGATCGCCGTCGCCTGGGTGACCGCAACCGCGGTCACCTTCTCAGCCGCGATCACCATGCCCCTCGGTCCTCTGCTGTGGGGGTGGCCCACGCTCGCCGCCCCCCACACGACTCTCACAGCCCTGGCCATGCTCAGCGGTGCGCTCGCCATCGTGTGGTCGATCGCCGCCGCCCGCCGCTGGCGGACGGTGCCGTCAAGTCATCTCGTGGCCGCCGGGACGTGCGCGGCCCTCGCGCTCCCGATGCAGCTCTCCCTCATGTACTGGGGGGGTGCTCTCTAG
- a CDS encoding TetR/AcrR family transcriptional regulator, whose translation MGRSAKGRQRQRDVVAAALRLVARGGIPAASVRGVAAEAGMSVGAVRHFFPTQEQLLEQVMADVTAEAAHRLVPLIRALGDATTAAEGRDAACALLEELLPLDERRRVEWFLWSAVAHSATHPAGLDRWREAGWAGVRHQCRRVVGHLNDRAVPIVEADTMDVHDVVDSTATIPELEDPALEARVTALHAALDGLAAQLTATPAPIDGASARHALRELVGIL comes from the coding sequence ATGGGGCGCAGCGCGAAGGGGCGTCAGCGTCAGCGCGACGTCGTGGCGGCGGCGTTGCGGTTGGTCGCTCGTGGGGGCATCCCGGCCGCCTCCGTCCGCGGTGTCGCCGCGGAGGCGGGAATGTCAGTCGGGGCGGTGCGGCACTTCTTTCCCACCCAGGAACAACTGCTGGAACAGGTCATGGCCGATGTCACCGCCGAGGCCGCCCATCGGCTCGTGCCCCTGATCCGCGCACTGGGCGACGCCACCACCGCCGCGGAAGGGCGGGACGCCGCGTGTGCGCTGCTCGAAGAACTGCTGCCGCTGGACGAGCGTCGCCGCGTGGAGTGGTTCCTCTGGTCGGCCGTCGCCCACTCCGCGACGCACCCGGCCGGACTGGACCGGTGGCGGGAAGCCGGGTGGGCGGGCGTCCGACATCAGTGTCGTCGGGTGGTCGGGCATCTCAACGACAGGGCGGTTCCGATCGTCGAGGCGGACACGATGGATGTGCACGACGTAGTCGACTCGACCGCGACGATTCCCGAACTGGAGGATCCTGCCCTCGAGGCGAGGGTGACGGCACTCCATGCGGCGCTTGACGGGCTTGCCGCGCAGCTGACGGCCACCCCGGCGCCTATCGACGGGGCGAGTGCCCGGCACGCCCTCCGAGAGCTGGTCGGAATCCTCTGA
- a CDS encoding TetR/AcrR family transcriptional regulator, with product MTRTRGRPRRNPGSPTGLGSEQDILHAAGELFVTKGFGRTSTRAIAEGAGLQQASVYHWFSSKDEILLRLVLGTVIPSHRIADRLLESDAPGHVLLWALAYADARLLHEDPQNLGVLYFEPALDGDHFSEFHEVRDSLHEAYRVLLERTTGERATDVDVAMVVGLVENVITYRRRTRSPIPDDTPARVADAALTLARVPDLLTDETRARGTEILAALDPPGPGSVD from the coding sequence GTGACGAGGACTCGTGGACGGCCGCGCCGCAACCCCGGGTCGCCGACCGGACTCGGCAGCGAGCAGGACATCCTGCACGCCGCGGGCGAACTGTTCGTCACCAAGGGATTCGGCCGTACCAGCACCCGGGCCATCGCCGAGGGCGCGGGCCTGCAGCAGGCCAGCGTCTACCACTGGTTCAGCTCCAAGGACGAGATCCTGCTCCGGCTGGTGCTCGGCACCGTGATCCCGTCCCACCGGATCGCCGACCGGTTGCTCGAGAGCGACGCCCCGGGACACGTGCTGTTGTGGGCCCTGGCGTACGCCGATGCGCGGCTGCTGCACGAGGATCCGCAGAACCTGGGTGTGCTGTACTTCGAACCGGCTCTCGACGGCGACCATTTCAGCGAGTTCCACGAGGTCCGGGACTCGCTGCACGAGGCCTACCGGGTGCTGCTCGAGCGCACGACGGGGGAACGCGCCACTGACGTCGACGTGGCGATGGTCGTCGGACTGGTGGAGAACGTCATCACCTACCGGCGCCGGACGCGGTCACCGATTCCGGACGACACCCCGGCCCGGGTCGCCGATGCCGCACTGACGCTGGCGCGGGTCCCGGACCTCCTCACCGACGAGACCCGGGCCCGGGGAACCGAGATTCTCGCTGCTCTCGATCCCCCGGGCCCGGGGTCTGTCGACTGA
- a CDS encoding sodium:solute symporter — protein MISLAIGGTVALLVVLGLLSSKRVRGENRNFAVAGRTLTVPLVAVLLMSQVIDSNATVGAADLAGGFGFWAGAAMPLGIAVSFLLMGLFVAEKVRERELYSLPGYFRQTFGRTGEILSAVLTVSSFGILMAGNLVALGHMMDHFVGVPYWAAIVFVTVAILAYTMVGGMFASVYTGLFLMVVMGVGFVGLTLWMFLGPGYTAAEGLGISDLEQLTAPAAGAAINWATLFALGFGNLVAIDVFQRVSSARSARGARAASLIAAVGTVVLCVPLAAVAVAGAGLLGDSGSESPILFQLLTGPVPTPIAMLVISALLAASLTTVSGILLATSSIVVGTILDTRNLRLSVLQASRWAMVPVAAIGIVVALRVNHTGILLTLTFDLLCASLVVPFLLSLWTRLVSTRALIISAALGLGVRLGFFVFTPTIYGVDNTLLYFPNEVITTSVDGWTTFLAAAVSFVVYVAVAATDTRPDPRKATATPSVDEPEPDRDVEVPARA, from the coding sequence ATGATCAGTCTCGCCATCGGCGGCACCGTCGCCCTGCTCGTCGTCCTGGGTCTGTTGTCGTCGAAGAGGGTGCGGGGAGAGAACCGCAACTTCGCCGTCGCCGGCCGCACGCTGACCGTGCCGCTCGTCGCCGTCCTGCTGATGTCCCAGGTGATCGACTCCAACGCGACCGTCGGAGCGGCGGATCTCGCGGGCGGTTTCGGATTCTGGGCCGGAGCCGCGATGCCCCTGGGGATCGCCGTGTCGTTCCTGTTGATGGGGCTCTTCGTGGCCGAGAAGGTCCGGGAGCGCGAGCTGTACTCCCTGCCCGGTTACTTCCGGCAGACGTTCGGCCGCACCGGCGAGATACTGTCGGCCGTCCTGACGGTCTCCAGCTTCGGCATCCTCATGGCGGGCAACCTCGTCGCCCTGGGACACATGATGGACCACTTCGTCGGGGTGCCCTACTGGGCCGCGATCGTGTTCGTCACCGTCGCGATCCTCGCCTACACGATGGTCGGCGGGATGTTCGCGTCCGTGTACACGGGACTGTTCCTCATGGTGGTGATGGGGGTCGGGTTCGTCGGGCTGACGCTGTGGATGTTCCTCGGCCCCGGGTACACCGCTGCCGAGGGGTTGGGCATCTCGGATCTCGAACAGCTGACCGCCCCTGCGGCGGGCGCGGCGATCAACTGGGCGACGCTCTTCGCGCTGGGCTTCGGCAACCTGGTGGCCATCGACGTCTTCCAACGCGTGTCCTCGGCCAGGTCCGCCCGGGGCGCCAGGGCGGCCAGCCTGATCGCCGCAGTCGGGACCGTGGTCCTGTGTGTCCCGCTGGCCGCGGTCGCCGTGGCCGGGGCGGGACTGCTCGGGGACAGCGGCTCCGAGTCGCCGATCCTCTTCCAACTCCTCACCGGGCCGGTACCCACCCCGATCGCGATGCTGGTCATCTCGGCCCTGCTGGCCGCCTCCCTCACCACGGTCAGCGGCATCCTCCTCGCGACCTCGTCCATCGTCGTGGGCACCATCCTCGACACCAGGAATCTGCGGTTGAGCGTGCTCCAGGCCTCCCGGTGGGCGATGGTCCCCGTCGCGGCCATCGGCATCGTCGTCGCACTCCGGGTCAACCACACCGGGATCCTCCTCACGCTGACCTTCGACCTGCTGTGCGCGAGTCTCGTGGTGCCGTTCCTGCTCTCCCTGTGGACCCGCCTGGTCAGCACGAGGGCGCTGATCATCTCCGCCGCGCTGGGACTGGGCGTGCGGCTCGGGTTCTTCGTCTTCACCCCGACCATCTACGGGGTGGACAACACCCTGCTGTACTTCCCGAACGAGGTGATCACCACCAGCGTCGACGGCTGGACGACGTTCCTCGCCGCAGCCGTGTCCTTCGTGGTCTACGTGGCGGTGGCCGCCACCGACACACGGCCCGACCCCCGGAAGGCCACGGCGACACCCTCCGTCGACGAGCCGGAACCGGACCGGGACGTCGAGGTTCCCGCGAGGGCCTAG
- a CDS encoding isopenicillin N synthase family oxygenase, with protein sequence MPDLHRPTTDFESIPIIDVSTLADPGGPSQECVDRLGEAARGVGFLLIVNHGVADETFAAMHEASQRFFAQPDAVKQQVYIGNSTNHRGYVPIGEEVFAGATPDLKEAFDLSIDLPADHPEYVAGNPLLGPNQWPDLPGFREAVTTYYDEVFTLGSRLLAAFARYLDLDPDTFLGSVTQPPSQLRLIHYPHNPDAHDRPGIGAHTDYEALTLLRPTAPGLEVMNGRGEWIEVPFREDAIVVNIGDLLEVWTNGAFVATSHRVRKVSRERYSYPLFFTVDYDTVVAPLTFPGSNDSVYEPMHSGEHLFAQTAQSFAYLRRRIADGEVALPEGARPLYSLGRETALVGETR encoded by the coding sequence ATGCCTGACCTCCACCGTCCCACCACCGACTTCGAGTCGATCCCGATCATCGATGTGTCCACGCTCGCCGATCCCGGTGGCCCCTCTCAGGAGTGCGTCGACCGGCTCGGCGAGGCGGCCCGAGGCGTCGGGTTCCTCCTCATCGTCAACCACGGCGTGGCCGACGAGACCTTCGCAGCCATGCACGAGGCCTCGCAACGGTTCTTCGCCCAACCCGACGCCGTCAAGCAGCAGGTGTACATCGGCAACTCCACCAATCACCGCGGGTACGTCCCGATCGGGGAGGAGGTCTTCGCCGGCGCGACCCCCGACCTCAAGGAGGCCTTCGACCTGTCCATCGATCTGCCGGCGGACCATCCGGAGTACGTGGCCGGCAATCCGCTGCTCGGGCCGAACCAGTGGCCCGATCTGCCGGGGTTCCGTGAGGCGGTGACGACCTACTACGACGAGGTGTTCACCCTCGGGTCGCGGCTCCTCGCGGCGTTCGCCCGGTACCTCGACCTCGATCCCGACACCTTCCTCGGGTCGGTGACCCAGCCGCCCTCGCAGCTTCGTCTCATCCACTACCCGCACAACCCTGACGCCCATGACCGTCCCGGGATCGGAGCGCACACCGACTACGAGGCGTTGACCCTGCTGAGGCCCACCGCTCCCGGGCTGGAGGTGATGAACGGCCGGGGAGAGTGGATCGAGGTCCCGTTCCGCGAGGACGCCATCGTCGTGAACATCGGGGACCTGCTGGAGGTGTGGACCAACGGCGCCTTCGTCGCCACCTCGCACCGGGTCCGGAAGGTCTCGCGGGAACGGTATTCCTACCCGTTGTTCTTCACGGTCGACTACGACACGGTGGTCGCTCCCCTGACGTTCCCCGGGTCCAATGACTCCGTGTACGAGCCGATGCACTCCGGCGAGCACCTGTTCGCCCAGACCGCGCAGAGCTTCGCCTACCTGAGGAGGCGGATCGCGGACGGTGAGGTCGCACTGCCGGAGGGCGCGCGTCCCCTGTACTCGCTCGGTCGCGAGACCGCCCTGGTGGGTGAGACCCGATGA
- a CDS encoding Type 1 glutamine amidotransferase-like domain-containing protein yields the protein MNLLLLSLGVGAVPDFLAEHVNRPAPVVRIGYLNDAASPYAGAGFVAAERAQLADLGYVLTDLTAADIDDPREFAALLDGLDALYVAGGNTFVLLAALRRHGADEAVVERVRAGLPYIGSSAGSVVAGPGIEPVSLMDDPSAAPDLADRSGLGLVDTVVIPHADGALPPYPPELIAQIEETYGDSYPLTLVNDDQALLVSDGSARLVSSP from the coding sequence ATGAACCTGCTCCTGCTGTCCCTCGGCGTGGGCGCCGTCCCCGACTTCCTCGCCGAGCACGTGAACCGTCCCGCACCCGTGGTGCGCATCGGATATCTGAACGACGCCGCCAGCCCGTACGCGGGGGCCGGGTTCGTGGCCGCGGAACGCGCGCAGTTGGCGGACCTGGGGTACGTCCTGACCGACCTCACCGCCGCCGATATCGACGACCCGCGTGAGTTCGCCGCCCTGCTCGACGGGCTCGACGCCCTGTACGTCGCCGGCGGCAACACCTTCGTGCTCCTGGCGGCGCTGCGCCGACACGGCGCGGATGAGGCCGTGGTCGAGCGGGTGCGGGCGGGGCTGCCCTACATCGGCTCGAGCGCCGGATCGGTCGTCGCCGGACCCGGCATCGAGCCGGTCAGCCTCATGGACGACCCCTCCGCCGCCCCCGACCTCGCCGACCGCAGCGGACTCGGACTGGTCGACACCGTGGTGATCCCCCACGCGGACGGCGCTCTCCCGCCCTACCCGCCCGAGCTCATCGCGCAGATCGAGGAGACCTATGGGGACAGCTACCCGCTGACCCTGGTCAACGACGACCAGGCGCTGCTCGTCTCGGACGGGTCGGCGCGGCTGGTCAGTTCGCCCTGA
- a CDS encoding alpha/beta hydrolase, whose product MRIPFLGRIRDRRQYHPDLRLASMVLPPRLVGPRTLPAIQKLGTLLPGLRGTETHELESGATVRVFRPSGESSTPSPGLVWIHGGGYLVGSAAQDDALCRAFARRTGATVVSVDYRLAPQFPFPAALDDCHAALVWLASQPGIDARRTAIGGASAGGGLAAALAIRARDDGPVDPVLQLLVYPMLDDRTDTPDPRHRLWDARSNRFGWTSYLGGADPSTASPARHTELVGVAPAWIGVGTVDLFFDEDKAYADRLGRAGVRCEFVPVPGAFHGFDLVVTRAGVSKDFFRAQCEALREAFDGS is encoded by the coding sequence ATGCGCATCCCGTTCCTCGGCCGCATCCGCGATCGCCGCCAGTACCACCCCGATCTCCGACTCGCGTCAATGGTGCTGCCCCCGCGATTGGTGGGACCGCGGACACTGCCGGCGATACAGAAGCTCGGGACACTGCTGCCCGGACTGCGGGGAACGGAGACGCATGAACTCGAGTCGGGTGCGACCGTGCGGGTCTTCCGCCCCTCCGGTGAGTCCTCGACGCCCTCGCCAGGCCTGGTGTGGATCCACGGCGGTGGATACCTCGTCGGTTCTGCGGCGCAGGATGACGCACTCTGCCGGGCCTTTGCTCGGAGAACCGGTGCGACCGTCGTCTCGGTCGACTATCGGTTGGCGCCGCAGTTCCCCTTCCCGGCGGCGCTCGACGACTGTCACGCGGCGCTCGTCTGGCTGGCCTCCCAACCCGGCATCGACGCCCGCCGGACAGCCATCGGCGGCGCGAGCGCCGGCGGTGGCCTCGCAGCCGCACTGGCGATCCGGGCGAGAGATGACGGCCCCGTCGACCCGGTACTGCAACTGCTCGTGTACCCGATGCTGGACGACCGCACCGACACCCCGGACCCACGACACCGACTGTGGGACGCTCGGTCGAATCGGTTCGGCTGGACGAGCTACCTGGGCGGGGCCGACCCGTCCACGGCGAGTCCGGCCCGCCACACCGAATTGGTGGGTGTCGCGCCGGCATGGATCGGCGTCGGCACGGTGGATCTGTTCTTCGACGAGGACAAGGCCTACGCAGACCGCCTCGGGCGCGCCGGAGTGCGCTGCGAATTCGTCCCGGTGCCGGGGGCCTTCCACGGTTTCGACCTGGTCGTCACCCGCGCCGGGGTCAGCAAGGACTTCTTCCGAGCGCAGTGCGAAGCGCTGAGGGAGGCGTTCGACGGTTCCTGA
- the bluB gene encoding 5,6-dimethylbenzimidazole synthase, producing the protein MSGTPDRDALWRILATRRDHRHFDPTPVPRETIERLLEVFAVAPSVGLSQPWHVTVVRDRAVREAVHEGFRTVRRAESERFDGPRRELYDSLRLEGILQAPVGLVVSHRPPAGPVLGTTSVPAATEYSVVAAITLLWLAVTAEGLGMGWVSLVEPDHLSSSVPVPDGARPLAYLCLGHPALELDEPLLQTVGWGRRSPLSVDWV; encoded by the coding sequence GTGAGCGGGACTCCCGACCGTGATGCGCTGTGGCGGATCCTCGCCACCCGTCGCGATCACCGGCATTTCGATCCCACCCCGGTCCCCCGCGAGACCATCGAGCGCCTCCTCGAGGTCTTCGCCGTGGCCCCGAGCGTCGGGCTGAGTCAGCCCTGGCACGTCACAGTGGTCCGCGACCGTGCCGTGCGCGAGGCCGTCCACGAGGGATTCCGCACCGTGCGCCGCGCCGAGTCCGAGCGCTTCGACGGTCCGCGACGGGAACTCTACGACTCGCTGCGTCTCGAGGGCATCCTCCAGGCTCCGGTCGGCCTGGTCGTCAGCCACCGGCCGCCCGCCGGGCCGGTCCTGGGCACCACGAGCGTCCCGGCGGCCACCGAGTACAGCGTGGTGGCCGCGATCACGCTGCTGTGGCTGGCCGTGACGGCCGAGGGCCTGGGCATGGGCTGGGTGAGCCTGGTCGAGCCGGACCATCTCTCTTCCAGCGTGCCCGTGCCCGACGGGGCCCGGCCCCTGGCGTACCTCTGTCTGGGACATCCCGCCCTCGAGCTGGACGAACCGTTGTTGCAGACCGTGGGGTGGGGACGCAGGTCGCCGCTGTCGGTGGACTGGGTGTAG
- a CDS encoding precorrin-2 C(20)-methyltransferase translates to MTLKAARLIGSADVVAYHAGRGKESNARRIAAGLIPADAVEEVLEYPVTTGLTDHPGGYAGAIADFYDRAAHRLAEHLAAGRDVVLLAEGDPLFYGSFMYMHDKLAGRFVTEIVPGIPAFAAATAAAATPLVRQTDVLTVLPGTLPEPELARRLADTDGAIIMKLGRNFPAVRRALEAAGRLDGAVYVERASTDAEVHHPVRDVDPTTVPYFSLIVVPGDSQQVDPFGRRPSPLGDGPARATAPDGELHVVGLGPGPDHWLTAEARRVLAEVDHVVGYAPYVDRVPQRAGLTRHCSGNTVEVDRARLALDLARSGQRVAVVSGGDAGVFGMAAAVFEAAEDPLYSRIDVRVAPGVSAVQAVAARAGAPIGADFAVMSLSDRLKPWEVISRRLDAIAAADLVLAVYNPASRSRTHQVADARDVLLRHRDPATPVIVGRDVGREGESLTITTLAELDCGSVDMRCLLIVGASGTRVTESGRVWSPRFVRP, encoded by the coding sequence ATGACCCTCAAGGCCGCGAGGTTGATCGGCAGCGCCGACGTCGTGGCCTATCACGCCGGTCGGGGCAAGGAGTCCAACGCGCGGCGGATCGCGGCGGGCCTCATCCCCGCCGACGCGGTGGAGGAGGTGCTGGAGTACCCGGTGACCACCGGTCTGACCGACCACCCCGGCGGGTACGCGGGGGCGATCGCGGACTTCTACGACCGGGCAGCTCACCGCCTGGCGGAGCATCTCGCGGCCGGCCGGGACGTGGTCCTGCTCGCCGAGGGGGACCCGCTGTTCTACGGCTCGTTCATGTACATGCACGACAAACTCGCGGGCCGGTTCGTCACCGAGATCGTCCCGGGCATCCCGGCGTTCGCCGCCGCGACCGCCGCCGCGGCCACTCCCCTCGTCCGGCAGACGGACGTGCTCACCGTGCTGCCCGGGACCCTCCCGGAGCCCGAGCTGGCCCGCCGCCTCGCCGACACCGACGGGGCGATCATCATGAAACTCGGCCGGAACTTCCCGGCGGTGCGCCGAGCCCTGGAGGCCGCAGGGCGGCTCGACGGGGCCGTGTACGTCGAACGCGCCTCGACCGACGCCGAGGTGCACCACCCCGTGCGTGACGTCGACCCGACGACAGTGCCGTACTTCTCGCTCATCGTGGTCCCCGGAGACTCCCAGCAGGTGGACCCGTTCGGGCGACGCCCCTCGCCCCTGGGCGACGGCCCCGCGCGCGCCACCGCCCCGGACGGCGAGCTGCACGTCGTCGGACTGGGGCCCGGCCCGGACCACTGGCTCACCGCCGAGGCCCGGCGGGTCCTGGCCGAGGTCGACCACGTGGTCGGGTACGCGCCCTACGTCGACCGAGTGCCCCAGCGCGCGGGCCTGACCCGGCACTGCTCGGGCAACACGGTCGAGGTGGACCGGGCCAGACTCGCGCTGGACCTCGCCCGCTCCGGCCAACGCGTGGCGGTGGTCTCCGGGGGCGACGCGGGCGTGTTCGGCATGGCCGCGGCGGTCTTCGAGGCCGCCGAGGACCCTCTGTACTCCCGGATCGACGTGCGGGTCGCGCCCGGGGTGTCCGCCGTCCAGGCGGTCGCCGCACGGGCCGGGGCCCCCATCGGCGCGGACTTCGCGGTGATGAGCCTGTCCGACCGGCTCAAGCCCTGGGAGGTCATCTCGCGGCGTCTCGACGCGATCGCCGCGGCGGACCTGGTCCTGGCGGTGTACAACCCCGCCTCGCGCTCGCGCACCCACCAGGTCGCCGACGCCCGCGACGTCCTCCTCCGGCATCGCGACCCGGCCACCCCGGTGATCGTGGGACGCGACGTGGGCCGGGAGGGCGAATCGCTGACGATCACCACTCTCGCCGAGCTCGACTGCGGCTCGGTGGACATGAGGTGCCTGCTCATCGTGGGCGCCTCCGGGACACGCGTCACCGAGTCGGGGCGCGTGTGGAGTCCGCGGTTCGTGCGGCCGTGA
- a CDS encoding precorrin-8X methylmutase, giving the protein MPAVPRPTRRYDYVDDGPAIYVDSFATIRRETDLSRVPDDAERLAVRMVHGTGQIDLVDDLRVHPALVRAARSALEGGAPILCDAHMVASGITRSRLPRNNDVVCLLSDPRVPELARQMGTTRSAAALSLWGERLDGAVVAIGNAPTALFHLLEMLLDGAPRPAAIVGCPVGFIGAAESKTALASLADDHGIDIPFVTVHGRRGGSAMTVSAVNALAQVAE; this is encoded by the coding sequence ATGCCTGCTGTCCCCAGGCCGACACGCCGGTACGACTACGTCGACGACGGGCCCGCGATCTACGTCGACTCGTTCGCCACCATCCGTCGCGAGACCGATCTGTCGCGCGTCCCGGACGATGCTGAGCGGCTCGCCGTCCGGATGGTGCACGGTACCGGTCAGATCGACCTCGTCGACGACCTGCGGGTCCATCCGGCACTGGTGCGGGCCGCGCGATCGGCGCTCGAGGGCGGGGCGCCGATCCTCTGCGACGCCCACATGGTCGCCTCCGGGATCACCCGGTCACGGCTCCCCCGGAACAACGACGTGGTGTGCCTGCTGTCCGATCCCCGCGTGCCCGAACTGGCCCGACAGATGGGCACCACCCGGTCCGCCGCCGCCCTCTCCCTGTGGGGCGAGCGGCTCGACGGCGCCGTGGTGGCGATCGGCAACGCCCCCACCGCCCTGTTCCATCTACTGGAGATGCTGCTGGACGGCGCCCCCCGCCCCGCCGCGATCGTCGGGTGTCCGGTGGGGTTCATCGGCGCCGCGGAGTCCAAGACCGCGCTGGCCAGCCTGGCCGACGACCACGGGATCGACATCCCGTTCGTCACCGTGCACGGGCGACGCGGCGGGTCCGCGATGACGGTCTCCGCGGTCAACGCCCTCGCCCAGGTGGCCGAGTGA